In Lolium rigidum isolate FL_2022 chromosome 7, APGP_CSIRO_Lrig_0.1, whole genome shotgun sequence, the DNA window TCTCCAATCCTCACAGATGCAATGTGGTTTTTCGCTCGTCTACCATTGACAACAGCATGGAAGAGCGCCGAATTTGCATCCCCCTCTCTCAACCAGCGGACTCTCGACCTCTGTCTCGCCATGGTGCGCTCAAGCGAGGCAAGCCCAAGCACAGATTGCTTAAGGGTTCTCCTCAGCCAAACCTCCATGGGTGTCAGCCTCCGTCTCTCCTGGGCCACATCTAGGAGCAAAATCAAAGTGTTAGCGATCGCAATGTTTAGCTTGATGTTCCCAACTCTTTTTTGCCCCCAGGACTGTAGGCGTTCCGTCGCGTTCCTAAAGAGCGCATCTAGTCTCCGAAAGGGATCTACTATGCCGGGGTCACACACCCAAGCCTCCTTTACCGCCTCATCAAATCCCTCCAACTTGAGCCAGAAGCTCTCAAACTTGAACCTTCTCTTAGGCCGAAAGGCCGCATTAAGGGCCAAGTGGAGTGGTGCATGATCCGAAACCGACGATGATAACCCTTGCAGCACAGAGTCAAAATGCTGCAAGTCCCAATTCACCGAGACCAGCACCCTATCAATACGTGTAAGGGTAGCTCTCTCCCTTTCATTACTCCAGGTGTAAGTCCTCCCATGCATATATAGATCCTTTAGCTCATGCGCATGTACAAACGCCCAGAAGCGCTGCATCATGTTCCTATTCTCATCAGTGTTGCTTTGACGATCTCAGCTATTGAATGTCCCTCTCCTTGGCGTGCGTGTGCACAAATTTACGAATTTCACTCTGGTTcttcttttttttagataaaaggcttaTCAGcctaactttaaattaataaagccatagGAGTTCAACAGAGTTATTACAACCGCGGcagcatacagcttagccaacgCACACAAATAAACGCCTAAGATTACACAACAACACAACGAAGACAGGCACCCCAAGCCTCGCAACGAGTCGACCGTCAACACCCTCCAATGCATCCGCTCCGGAGACACGACCCCCTCGTGTCGCAGGAGATGTCCTCAGAATCCGGTGCTTGGCCGCATTGCGGAGTACAACTCCCTCGGCTCATTGATCATCCAACACAGCGTCTTGGGGTTTATACTCCATAGCTGCAAGAATAGCATAGTTTTAAATATAAGATCAGAAGGTTGGTTAGGAACTTTCTTTTCAATAGTAAGTTTGTTGCGAATGAGCCACAAAGCGCAAGACTCTGCCAGAAAAAGTAACCAAAGCAATCTACACGGCATCCCTGCTAGACTCGATAAGATATGATGAAACTGTGCAAAATTGGATGACCTCCAAGCGCACCCAAGCAACTGGCGGAGCACACTCCACGCAAAATTTTCAAGAGAGCAGGAGAAGAAAATATGGGCGGCATCTTCCGGTTCACCACACAACGCACAAGTGCCGTCCGAAGGGCCATGTCTAGTGGCAATATGCAGGTTGGAGGGCAGTTTGTCTAAGGCGAGTTGCCAGGCAAAAATCTTTATCTTGAGGGGAACCGCCGCTTTCCATAAGTCCGTAGCATGAGCCACCGTCGCCccttgctagagcttttcatacaTGGAGCTAACGGAGTACATCTCGGATGATTCTAGGGACCAACTAACCTTATCCTTGTCATGGGACAGCTGGACCGAACCAACCTCCTGACATAGCTGAAGCCACTGGGCCGTGCCAACTTGGTCCAGAGAGCGACACAACCTGAGATTTATTTCTGTCCCCGAAAGCACCTGAGCAACTATCACATCCGTATCATCACAGATCGCAAAGATAAGCGGGAACCGATCCTTGAGAGGGGAATCCCCACTCCAAACATCCAACCAAAACCTGGCACGGCGGCCATCTCCAACCACAAATCTAGCGCCCATGGCAAAGTACCGCTTGAGTTTATGCAAGCCTTTCTAGAACTGGAAACCCCCTTGTCCCGAGCCCGTAAGAATGCTCTCCGCCCTAGGGTATTTGGCTCGGAGTAAACGTGCCCAGATAGTCTCCTCATCTTGGTACAATCtccaaatccacttgactagaagCGCAATATATATTCAGTGTTGTGAGTTGTGACTGCCCTTCACTATCGTGAGTAGGTTGCTTCATCAGGTTGTGCTGGTTGCCTCTCGTGGTTATGTTGTCTTAGATCTTAGATGTATAGCAGGAAACGATTTTTTaccatccgagtttattcaaacgaattttaaaattcaaaacttAAACTACAAATTAAATACAAAAGCTACGCTACATATATTGCGTCATGTGTATGAACTGGCGCAGAGGGTAGCGATGCTCTATTTGCCGAAGTCGTCGAGGGTTCGAAACCTAGTTGTTGAATCATAATCTTATTTTTTTGTACCCCTGAAGAGAGTAAAACTCGGGATAAAAATGTGAGGGTAAACTCGTCAAGGGTTCGAACCCGGCCCAGTTGTTGCATCATAATTTTAATTTTTGTACCCGCGAAGAGAGTAAAACTAGGGATAAAATGTGAGGGTAAACTCGCAAGGGTTCGAACCCCAGTTGTTGCATCATAATCTTTTTGTACCCACGAAGAGAGTAAAACTCGGGATAAGAATGTGAGGGTGTGAGTAACCCATCCCGTAACATTCCCGGATCCGAAAGAGCCTTACCATCGCACTATGCTTCATCACCATGACAGATGTAACACATTAAGCCTATTTAACAAAATTATGTAACttgaaattcaaaattttcagatttttttgtttGGTAGCCCTCTTTCTGGGCAGGGAACGGAATTTCTGGTTTCCCCCGGCCGATAATTAAATACCTTGATAGCAGGTGGGCTTGCGTCCCTGTAGAGCTTTCCAAAATCCACCTGGTAAGAACTTAAGTGAAAACAGCTCAGTTGGTCGTGCCGGTGAACATCAACAACCCCTAAAAAAACCTCACTACTTACCAGGGTGCTTGAGTTGTGCTGGCGAAATTCATTCTAACAAGTGTGTGCTATCTCCCTCATTCTTGATTTGTCCAATTTTTGTCCGTAGCTGCTAGTGTTGCTTGGTTCATCTCCATTGTTTATAATACAATACTTGCTGAAATTTCTAACGTTAATTTAGCACACGTAATGCTAGAAATTGACGTGTCATTGTCTCAAATCAGGGTATGATCCATTACAACGGAAGACCAACTGCTCTAGATTGTGTGGGAATATTAGTGTTCCTTTTCCATTCGGCCTAGAAGAGGGATGTTTTGCAAGGACGTTGTTTCAGCTCAATTGTACAAATTCGACAGCATCAGCCCTCCAGTTCATTTCCTACTATGCAGAAGACGGGTATACCCTTGTAAGAAAAATAAATATTAACAATGGGGTAGTGAATGTTAAATACAACTCATACACTGAAGAAATACTTTCGATGTATGTGGATGGAGAACCTGAACTCTATGTTGCCTCCGGGGAATCAGCATCTCAGCAGTGGGCTGTAGCCAACTTAACTTGCCAGGAAGCACAACAAAATACATCGGGATATGCATGTGTTAGCATGAATAGTGAGTGCTTGAGTGTCAACTCCGCACGAAGATATGTCGGTTACCGCTGCAAATGTAAGTCCGGCTTTGATGGGAATCCATATGTCGTGGATGAGTGTAAAggtacacctcctcctcctctcttatgCACCTCCTAATATGAAATAATATGAAAATCCTCTCTTTGTTATGAAAATTCCATAATGAATGGGTGCCCGCAAATCTTTTAAGAAATTATACTTGTCTTGTGTGTCTCAAACACAATAAAAACCATAGATATGCAAGAAAGTGCTCAATTTTTTCTACATGTACGTCTGCTTGAGTTTGTTTAAAATGTTAATTGCACCAAAGGTAAAATTAAcatatgtttgatttttttgTAGTATGGCCGCCATATGGATATTTAACTACATTGCTTATGTGTTTCCTCTCGCGTTACTTATTGTTTCAGATGTTAACGAGTGCAACATACAAGGCATATGTAATGGAACTTGCCATAACAATATAGGAAGTTATTATTGCACCGAATGTCCTAGAAAAACAGTGTATGACATTGCAACAAAGATGTGCACATCAACCAAAGAACAAAATTTGGTCCTAGGTGAGTTATACAATACAATCAATTATATGTAATGAGCTAAATAAAATTCCGGCCAATAATAGCTTGCGTAATCGTTACAGGTATTGCCATTGGGATTAGCCTCGGTTTCGAATTCTACTTTTCATGTTGGTTGTAATATTTTTCATTCGTCGGTGGAAAAAAGACATCCAAAATCAATTACGAAGAAAGAATTTTCGGCAGAACCAAGGCCTACTCCTTCAACAATTGATATCATCGGATGAAAATGCGAGTGACAACACCAAGATTTTCTCACTATCAGATTTAGAAAAGGCAACAAATAACTTTGATGCCACACGAATTGTTGGTCTTGGAGGACATGGCATGGTTTATAAAGGCATATTATCTGACCAACGGGTAGTGGCCATAAAGAAGTCTAAAGTCATTGAGCAAGTTGAGATTAGTCAGTTCATCAATGAGGTTGCAGTCCTCTCACAAATAAATCACCGAAACATCGTGAAGCTCTTCGGATGTTGTCTTGAGACCGAAGTCCCACTTCTAGTATATGACTTCATCTCCAATGGTTCATTATTTGGAATCATCCATGCAAGTAGCACTAGCAGCTTTGTGTTATCGTGGGACGATTGTTTGAGAATTGCTGCAGAAGCTGCTGGAGCACTCTATTATCTCCACTCGGCCGCTTCAGTGTCAATATTCCATCGTGATGTGAAGTCCACTAACATACTCTTGGATGGAAATTACACCGCGAAAGTATCGGATTTTGGTGCTTCAAGGTTGGTTCCTATTGACCAAACTCATGTCATTACAAATATACAAGGCACCTTTGGGTACCTGGATCCAGAGTATTACCACACGGGCATGTTAAATGAGAAGAGTGATGTCTATAGCTTTGGTGTAGTACTTGTAGAGTTGTTGCTGAGAAAGAAGCCTATTTTTACAAGTGATTCTGGGCTAAAGCAAAACTTGTCCAACTACTTTCTTTGGGAGATGAGGGAGAAACCACTTGCAGATATAGTGGCTGCTCAAGTTCTGGAGGAAGCAACATCTGAAGAGATTAATGATGTCGCTAGTCTTGCAGAGACTTGCTTGCGACTACAAGGTGTAAAGAGGCCGACTATGAAACAAGTGGAGGTGAAACTGCAGCATATCCGATCCAAAAGATTAAGATCATGTCAGGTTGCAGTGACAAGTGAAGATATGCAACCTTTGTTCAGTGGACAAAGGCAAGTCAACCTTCCGCTGCTGGGTGTTCAAGATGGTATGGACAGAGCTAATTTACCTTCTCAAAGGGACCAAAACTGCTACAGCCTAGAGCAAGAGTTCATGGCATCGACAACTCTACCACGGTAGATCACTGGATTGTCTGGTTTTGTCCGTTTCAAGCGCTAGCTGCATATTTGCCGTCCTTTGATTGATATAGCAATGTATACCGTATATTGTATTGTAGTACACTCACACTCAGTAACGGTTTTCACTATTCAGGTTGATATGGCCGGCCGGCCAATTTTCTTTGCATCAAAATAATGTTGTAATATGCTACTAATCTACCTTTGTATCACACGATTGGGCAATGATTTTGCATCTCAATAACTAATGCTGTAATAAGGTACTGGTTCACCATCCTATACATCTCACAATCGGGTATTGTAATTTTGCATCTCGGTAAATATTGGAGTAATATGCTTACTAATACACTTGTGCATCTCACATTGGTCATTGTAAATTGTAATGGTTCTGAAAAAAATTAACATTGGTCATTGTATAATTTAATGAACATCCGCATGAGCAGCACCACGAGAGGCTGGACGAGGCGCGAGAAAAGTGCCAGAACGCGCAGCTGGCCGACGAGGAGATCACGATCAGGAGTGCTCCGCACCGAGCAGCTACAGATGTTACGACGATTCGAGTCGGACCACCCTCGCCACCATCATCTCCCACGGCCGGCAGCACACTGTCGGAAGGAGCgacgaggaagaggtcttctttctgagtgtcagggcatctccaacgggaaaACCCAAATGCAAAAAAACTCGTCACTTTGGGTCTTTCTGGACAAAACCTGCTCCCAATGGGCAACCCAACCCAAAAACGGTCATGTGCAGCATCCGGTCTGACCTAAAACTAACCCAAATCTGGGGGACTTTTGGATCGAGCCGGATGAACGCGGACGTCCATTGTATCCGTGTATGTCCGCGTCCTGCCCCATGTGACAGTGAAACAAAATGCAACCACATGGTCCCagccttctctctcctctatctTCCCCGTTTACTTTTTCCCCCATGGAAAACTTCATCGCTGCTCGCCGGATTGGAGCTCACTTAACCGAGCTCCGGCGCCACCCTCGCCTGGAgaacccccgccgccgcctcctttttTTTCAATCATGCTGGAAGTCGCCGTAGCAGAAACGAGCGCCGCCGACCTCGATGCCGCCGAGCAAGACGACGACGGGGCAGAGCACATCGACCGCTGCGatccccgcctcgcctcgccgtctCCCTTTGCCGCGCCACGACGCCGCCCCGTGCCTTGCCTAGCCCCGCGCCCCTCGCGCTGCCCCCCGCACCCCTCGCGCTGCCCCGTGCTACCTCGTCGTGTGCCCTGTCCTGCCCCGCCACGCCTCGctaggccgccgccgcgcctcgccaCGCCACCGCCGCGAGGGcacggggccggccgcgcctcgcCACGCGCGCCGCGGGCACGGGGTCGACCGCGCCTCGCCATGCCGCCGCCGTGCGGGCGAGGGCCGGCCGCGCCTCGCCACCGCGGGcacggggccggccgcgcctcgcCACCGTGGGCACGGGGCTGGCCGTGCCGCGCCTCGCCACGCCGCCTCCGGCTCAGGCATGGCCGCGCCTCATCGGCGTCCGTGCTCGCCATGGCCGCGCCTCCGGCTCCCGCTCGCCCGCGCCTAGGTCGAGCCCCGTCCCGCGCCGCCCTCACCTCACCCGCCACGGCCTAGCCCCGCGCCGCCCTCAGCCGCCACGGTCGAGGCTCCACGCCGCGCAGCCAGGCCGTGTCCCGCCCTGCGCCTCGGGCCGCCGCTGCCTCGCCACGACGCGAGGACGGGCCAAATTGTTGGACGCGCTGTGCAGCCACAACACCTCTCACAGGATCCCCCGCCTCCCCCCTCTCGCCACGTGTCCCCGTACATAGATAGAACAGAAAAAAAGAGGAAAGTTCCCCTTCACCTCTGACCTCCCGCATTGGAAAACACCGGTTCCCCATCTCCCGTCGCTCGAATTCCTTTGCTTCCATAAAGCATGGCAGCAAGGGGTGGCCTACCTTCGCAGCAATCGGCCATGGAGGCAGAAAAAACCTTGCAGCACCGCGAGAGAGCGATGGGGGCGCACTGCTCCCTCGGCGTTGATCATGGTTGGAACACCTCCACCTGCTGCCTCCACAACGCTTGAAAGATCGGCAACCCCGAGCGACGGAGCAGGGGAAGGAGAGGCGGCGGTGGTGAGATCGTGGTGCGGGAAGTCGTGAGGGAaacaggcggcggcggccgtgttCTGGCCGACCCTCACGAAGACACAGCTGAGAGAGAGAAGGATCCAATAAGAGCAGAGAAGCACAGGAGCCGGCGGCGATGGCATGGCGGTCGAGCCTGTCCCGGAGCGTGAAGGAGATCCGCTTCCTCTTCTGCCAGTCTTCCCCAGCCAGCGGCCCCGCCCGGTAGCTCCCACCAGCACCCTCCTCCTCCCACCACCCGACTCTTCTCCCCCCCATCTCTCCCTAAAATTGGTTCCTCTCTCATGTCCTTGGTGTTGGATTCTTGATCTGATTCGCAGGGAGTTCGTGAAGAAGAACTACGGGGACATCAAGACCCACAACCCCGCTCTCCCCATCCTCATCCGGGAGTGCTCCGGCGTCCAGCCTCAGCTGTGGGCGCGCTACGGTACGCATCCCTCCCATCCCATCTTTGCCAGGAATCGTAGATCTCGCGCTTGGCATGTTCGACCTAACCATTTCTCTGGTGCTCTTGCCTATTCGACGCGTGAAATGGTTCTATTGGAACTGCCGGCTCCAGTTGTTATCTTGCCAGATCTTAGAAGTGTGGGCTTAGGACCTGTGAGGTTGCAGTACATTATGACGACAAACATTTCCATTGTTCATCTTCAGTTTTTTAGCACGTCAGATGCCATGGATTTACACCGTCAGATATTGTGCAAAATTATGTGGATGTGGCATAGGGTTGACTTTGTTTTTTTTGCTCTGCACTTAAGTTTATAGTCTTGGCCCAAAATATTGCCTTCACGATTTCTATCACGCAGGGTAGTGCTTGCATTTCATTTGGATTGTAGTCGTAAAGCAAAAAAAAGGACATAAACACATAGCACCGCATGAAAAAATTGGAAGTATCTGATTGCTAAAATATGGAAAGCATGATAACTTGGGATGCTTGACCAAGTTTGTGCTTTTCAAACAAGCTGATACCACCAATACTGCACATTTAATTTGGATAACTGAAATAAGATGTTCGATTGCAGTGTTGAGATTATATAAGTTCAAAACATAGAGGATATATCATTATTTAACTAATATGACATGTGTCTCGTAGAATATGAATGGGATGATAACCCCCTTTGTTTAATCATTTATTACGGTGCTTTCGGATAAATGGTCTGCACAGTACAGATGAAAGAAGAGTAGCCGGATGCATAGATTAGGTTAAGTGAGAGAAATTGGTGTGTGATTGAATGCAATGGCTTAATTAAATCATCTAATGTGCCCCTAGACAAGTTCTTATAGGAAACTAATCAGAGAAGAGTTCTGCTCTGATGCTTTTTTTAATATAGCAAGGATGTGAGAGTATAAGTTAGGCATTTTTGAACTGTAACAATAACACCTTAATCCAAGCTTACATAAAGGCGTTTTCATGTCCAAATTTTAAGCACATCCGGTGGAACTGGATCTAATCATCCTCATTGAAAAGGTGCTAAATAATCTCCATTCAGCTAAGAATAGTTAACCAATAAGCATATGCTGAAGATTGGATAACCATGTATTGGGGGAGCTTTGCTTCGTCTAGAAGATGGCTTTCTCATCGAGGCTAGTACAAGTGAGATTAGGCTGTGTGTGGCATTGCGGTTATCATGATAACCCTGTTTCTGCAACCTTCTTTTGCAAATTTGAGTGTTTGTTTGACCTGCTTTTGTATCTAATTTTCTACAGCAGATTATAAAATAAGCACAGCAAAACACACTTCAGCTGCCACAAACTGTGCCTTAATCCTTTCTTGAGAATTCTAAGCCGCATCCCACTTGA includes these proteins:
- the LOC124676041 gene encoding NADH dehydrogenase [ubiquinone] 1 alpha subcomplex subunit 2-like; translation: MAWRSSLSRSVKEIRFLFCQSSPASGPAREFVKKNYGDIKTHNPALPILIRECSGVQPQLWARYDMGVERCVHLDGLTEAQIDKKLEELAKQGAHKAK